One stretch of Bacillus spongiae DNA includes these proteins:
- a CDS encoding DUF4097 domain-containing protein — protein MNKERKRILEMVESGALSAQEALTLLEALDQAEKKSKEKEEKIINELVISTKKEKKDDGPNFNSTKEKVMDFVQSTLQKVKNLDLDFQFGQSVTFSHVFQHSGDGIQQIELDLFNGNIEIIPWDQRDVRMECHVKVYRTEDVEEARKIFLDNTTFSVEKGHLFFLMPYKWIKIDTALYLPKCQFEKLSVKTFNGGLVGKELIVNDFRFKTANGKLRTKKLITQSIDAETANGALILEQCVSRKVEAETIHGSILFQGESERIDLQSLSGTVECELIGDNSETLHMKTVTGNINMTIPNEQSINGELKSNLGNFNIRLSDITILEEKNELVQKQLQFTKKGLLPRQLHVFADTKTGSVKIQ, from the coding sequence ATGAATAAAGAACGAAAAAGGATATTAGAGATGGTGGAAAGTGGTGCTTTGTCAGCACAAGAGGCATTAACATTACTAGAAGCGTTAGACCAGGCTGAAAAGAAAAGTAAAGAGAAGGAAGAAAAAATCATTAATGAATTGGTTATTTCGACTAAAAAAGAGAAAAAAGATGACGGTCCTAATTTCAATTCTACGAAAGAAAAGGTTATGGACTTTGTACAGTCTACCCTTCAAAAGGTTAAAAATCTTGATTTAGATTTTCAATTTGGTCAATCAGTAACGTTCTCTCATGTTTTCCAGCATAGCGGTGATGGTATTCAACAAATTGAATTGGATTTATTTAACGGAAATATTGAGATTATTCCTTGGGATCAGAGGGACGTTCGAATGGAATGTCACGTAAAGGTTTACAGAACAGAGGATGTGGAAGAAGCCCGGAAAATATTTTTAGATAATACAACGTTTTCAGTTGAAAAGGGACATTTATTTTTTTTAATGCCGTATAAGTGGATAAAAATAGATACGGCCCTTTATTTACCGAAGTGTCAATTTGAAAAGTTATCCGTTAAAACATTCAACGGAGGATTAGTGGGTAAAGAACTAATTGTAAACGATTTTCGTTTTAAAACGGCTAACGGAAAATTACGAACGAAGAAATTAATCACTCAGTCTATTGACGCTGAAACAGCTAACGGAGCATTGATTCTTGAGCAATGTGTTAGTAGGAAGGTAGAAGCTGAGACGATTCACGGGAGTATTTTGTTTCAGGGCGAAAGTGAGCGCATTGATCTTCAATCTTTAAGTGGTACGGTTGAATGCGAATTAATCGGAGATAACAGCGAAACATTACACATGAAAACCGTTACAGGAAATATTAACATGACGATACCAAATGAACAGTCTATTAACGGTGAATTAAAATCAAACCTCGGTAACTTTAATATAAGACTGTCAGATATTACAATATTAGAAGAAAAAAATGAACTAGTTCAAAAACAACTCCAGTTTACAAAAAAGGGGTTATTACCAAGACAATTGCATGTGTTTGCTGATACAAAAACAGGTTCAGTTAAAATTCAATAG
- a CDS encoding phage holin family protein yields the protein MKWLFTIIINAVLFLALDGYFDSFSVSSFGAAIGASFILSILNVLVRPILIILTLPVTIVTLGLFLFVINATTLMLTEWIMGDAFDISSFGMALLASILISIANLLFQKVIFDKE from the coding sequence GTGAAATGGTTATTTACAATTATCATTAACGCGGTATTGTTTCTGGCACTTGACGGTTATTTCGATTCCTTTAGTGTTTCCAGTTTTGGCGCGGCAATCGGCGCTAGCTTTATTCTATCGATTTTAAATGTTTTAGTCCGTCCCATTTTAATAATATTAACCCTTCCAGTAACAATTGTTACTTTAGGCTTATTTTTATTTGTTATTAATGCTACTACGTTAATGCTGACTGAATGGATTATGGGAGATGCATTTGACATTTCAAGTTTTGGAATGGCGTTGCTTGCTTCAATCCTTATATCAATCGCAAATCTCCTTTTTCAAAAAGTGATTTTTGATAAAGAATAA